The Strix aluco isolate bStrAlu1 chromosome 29, bStrAlu1.hap1, whole genome shotgun sequence nucleotide sequence ACCAGGAACGCTCCGAGCATTacggagaggagggagggaggccggGGGTGTGAGGCGTGTGCGCACACTCCTGCTGCAAACTGCAAAAGGAAATTACCGAGTGGTTTCTCTGCGGTGGAGCTGCTGGGGCCGGGTCCTGCCTCCAGGCAGGGGGACAGAGGAGGTGACCTCCAGAGACTTGTCCTCGCCTTCCTTTCTTCCACACTTTCTTGCCAGCTCTTGTCTGCACGCCGCTGTTTTCCTCCTGTGCGCCTCTTCCTCTCAGAcgttttaaaatactgttgtaCCTTTTCTAGACAGGATTGCAGTTTTTGTATGGAAAAACTTGAGCACTTTATTTTTAGGGCGTTTTAAACTAAGGTAGTCCCTTGCAGAGACACATGTTTTATCTTTGCCAGAGTTTCCTCTTTCAAAGAGGAAGTTTTAAATGCTAAAGACATTCTTACCTTAGAAAAACCCCAGGGTGGGCTTTTAAACATTTCCATGGAAAACAGGCCGAGCAAAGgcctttttggtatttttttttaaacaaaaccatttaCGCCGTGGAAGCAGCGATAAGGCAGCTTTCCACATGCATTGTGCGGTGCTCTCCAAGCACGCGTGGGGGTGTGGAGGCACCAGCACAACACTTCAGAAGAGGCAGCTGCCTCGCTGTGAGGGATTATTCACCCCGCGCTGCCAGAGGAGACGGCAAAGGCGGAATTGCTGCCGAACCCtgcggggcagggaggggagggcggcTTCACGGGGAGGCTCTGCCGTGACCTGGCAAGGCTATGCACGCCTAGGGGTGATGAAGACGGGACCCTGGGCCTGCCAGGGACAAGGGGACCCACCGCCATGGCACGGAGCCGCGCTCTGGTAGCGAGCACTGAGGCCTAGTGAGGCGTGGGGACAGGCAAGGCCTCTGCGGGGTGTGGGGCTGCCGCCGGGGACAGGCCACCCCTCACCGCCTCCCTCAGAGGAAGGGAGAGCAGGCGGCAGGGCCCTgaggggcgggcggagcgggcggCACACCGAGGCCAGGCCGCGGCCGGCAGCGCTCAGtgcccaagatggcggcgcccccccccctccgggCAGCCCCTTTGTCTGCAGCAGCCGCCGCATTGCCGAGAAGGGCGCGAAACTGGGGCAGCGCGGCCACGCCCCCCGCGGCTTGAcggcgggcggggagggcggggcgggagcgcccCGCAGCCAATCAGCTGCCTCCACTTCCTGCCTCCTCACAGGGGCTCTCCCCGCCAaccgccgccgcgctcccggccaatccgcgccgcccgccgcgccccgcccccccgcgccagGAGGGGGCGTGGCGGGAATGCAGCGGTTTTGTTGTCGCTCCCTCCTCCCCTCGTCCCCCGCCGGGGCTCATGAATATTAACAAGGTCCAGCCCAATCGGGTGgtgcggcggcggcagcgcttTGGTGACGTTGATCGCCCCGCCTTGCAGTTGAGGTTGATCTGCATATTCATGAGATGGGCGGGGCAGAGCGCGGGCGTTTATAAGCCGCCGCCCCGCCAGCCGCAGCGTACATCGCGCTGAAGCTTTGAAGTGCTGAGTGGACCCCGCACCTCCAGGGCACCGGTAAGGCGCCCGCCGCGGTGGGCGGGCtgcggccgggctgggccggggagGTTCGGAGCGCCAGAGCTCAAGGAAATGCGTCTTAGGAGTGGAGGGCTTTGTTGCCTGGGGGAGTCCGGAACGGGGCGGCCGTCTGGCGGCGCGGCCTCCTCCGCGGCTGCGGGGAGCTCGGCGGGGCCGTCCCGGCTGTCTGCCGTTGGGGGGGAAGGGGCCAGGGGAGGGGTGAAACGCGCCTTCGGAAACAAAATGGCGACGAGCCTCGACCGTGCAAAATggcggcgggcgggaggaggGGCGTCGGAGTGCGCCTGCGCCAAGGGGGCGGGCCGGGAGGGAGGGGCGGGGGTCCCGCGTTCGCGCGGGGGTCGGGGCCACGGagcgcgcatgcgcgctgggcccgcggcgggagcggggccgcggcccgggGAGCGCCGGTGCCGGGAGGCCCCGCCGAGCTGCGGGGCCTGCGGAGGGAGCGAGCGAGCGCGGCGGGGCTGGAGCCTCCGGGAGGCGGCCGCCAGGCCCTGCCTGTGCCCGGGACGGGCGTGCGGCTGCGGCCTTGATCCCCTTCCCGGGGGAAGGCGCTTGGTCCGGAGCCGGCGTGTAGGGTATTCCCGTGTCGGGTAAAGCGCTGCTTCACCGGAGGTTGAGCGTATGCCTCGTGTAAGAGTGTGAGGTTATTGGTGATGTTATAACCAATTTAATGTTTCAGACGTTGTGGGAATATTTTGAGACCGTGACTTCGGATATATTGACTTTGCAGGTCAGAATGGCATCAGATGAGGGAAAACTCTTTGTCGGTGGACTGAGTTTTGACACCAATGAGCAGTCATTGGAACAAGTCTTCTCTAAATATGGACAAATTTCTGAAGGTAAGATGGCAGTGCCAAGCTGTGACGACTTCCACAGATTTAGTAGGATGCACGGATGCtgatgcttttttcctccctcctctttatAGTTGTTGTGGTGAAAGACAGAGAGACTCAGAGATCCAGAGGTTTTGGCTTTGTTACTTTTGAAAACATAGATGATGCTAAGGATGCAATGATGGCCATGAATGGAAAGGTAAGGAGGCTTTGGAGCAGCTTCTTTATTTCCTGACACGTAATAAGAGAAGCATGAAAGATGTTCCTCTTCAGTGCCGTGTAGAAAAACAGATACATACTGGTGTCTTAAAGCAGTGAAATGATATAAATAATAAAGAGTATAAATTGCTAAAGTTCCGTGACTTAACTTATATGACTGAAAAATAGTGACGCTTCATGGGAATATTTGTATATACTGTCTGAAACCTTTGTTTGTAAGAACTGGTAAATTCTGGTACTGCTTAGCTGACAGTAGGTGTTTTGCTATTTAAGTGTTTAAATACCAACTTGGCTTATCTTGTTCTGCTTGTTAGTCTGTAGATGGACGTCAGATCAGAGTTGATCAGGCTGGAAAATCATCAGAGAACAGATCTCGTGGCTACAGAGGAGGGTCTTCTGGGGGCAGAGGCTTTTTCCGTGGTGGCAGAGGTCGGGGCCGTGGCTTCTCCAGAGGTGAGTGCGCACGAATGACTTGCAGTGCCTGAAGCGGTAACGGCATTTGTcagaatgcttaaaaaaacccctgatccGGTGTCTGTTCAAGGAGGCGGAGAGAGAGGCTATGGCGGAAGCAGATTTGATTCCAGAAGTGGGGGATATAATGGCTCCAGAGACTACTATAATAGCAGGTAAAGTCATCATGACCGCTAGTGGGTTGTTGGAAAAGCTCTCGAAGTCCACTGCCTGTTCCGTCAGGCTGCAGAAACAGTAGAGCGAATATAAAGCACATGAATGTTTTTAACAGCAGGAGTCAAGGTGGCTATGGTGACAGGTCTTCAGGAGGATCCTACAGAGACAGCTATGACAGTTACGGTAAGTCTTGGTTCAAATGGGAGTGATGAGTACGTATGCTGTAGGAACTCTCTAAACCTTCTGACCCTGTACTTGAGTCTGGAAATACTGTAAGGCTCAGTTGGACTGTACCACTATTTCTGTTCTTGCCCGTAAGAACCAATCTGCCAGGCTTTGGACGTGGTTGTGCCGTTTTAAATTTCTAATTTGTAATGCATGTGTAGGAGTTGCTTGGATCTAAGGCAAAGCAAGTTTTTAAGATACATTCCTCAAGCTTGAGACTAAGACAAAACTCAGATGCCCTAACAAACTTTAATCAAGGGTGGGGGAGTTCTCTTACGGTGTAGCGAACTAGCACTAGCTTCTGAAATAATGCAAGGGAGTAAAATGCTGGAACTTGTCTATGCTTCAGTGCCTTTACAATTGTGCCTGCTTCTTGTCCTCAGCTACACACAACGAGTAAAAATCCTTCCTGACTCAAGATCGTCCTTCCAATGGCTGTATTTATAAAGATTTTTGGAGCTTCGCTGAAATCGTTATTGTGTAGTACATCTACTTGTATTTTCACTTTTGTAGTATTATCAGTTCTAATCTTGTCAAACACAGCCTGACAGCTTCTGATATAAGATGGTCTGATTAGACTTTTCTTTAAGAAAGCTCTGCTTTCAagtgtttttaatcttttttgaaagcacttcagattttattttattcttcatgatgagccaaggtgttttttttttttaaagttggtgAAGTTGGGGCCCCAATTCAGTTTCTTTTGAGATAGAAAGGACCTTTAATTCAATGTTCACTGGAAGCTGAACAAGCTGTGGACTTTTTTTAAGTGCATTACCTTCGTCTTTTGTAACATTCCTTTAGTGTAGCAAGGTAGGAATGCAGCCTGGGTACAAATTGGAAGGCAAACCACCTTGATATATCTAAAGAGAAACTTGCTTGTATGTTCAACCTGCATAACGGTATTTTTACTGTTGTAATGATGTAAATTACCCAGAAATAGACTTGCAAACTTACCATAAAAGAGgttcttgaaaatgtttatttatattGTCCTTTTTTACTGGAAGAAATATGCATATTCCATTGATATTGTATTTGAAGTGGTAAAGGATTCTTGTATACAGTTTTCTTTGGCTTTACGAAGCCTATTAAAAGACCGTCTGAAATGAACTCTGCTCCTGACATTTACATTTCATTGCACAACACAATCCTTGAAGGTGAAGAACAGTCTAAGTAAGAGGATgccagaggagaggagaagactAGCGATAGCGTAAGAGCGAGCCAGATGTATTGACCAGTTGCTAGAGTTTAATCTTAATCGGTCTTGACATGTGAATTCGTCAACATACTTTCACATAAGAATAGTCAAACTTGTCTAGAGGCAGAGGACTGAAAGTATATACCTCAGGATGTTCTAGCACGCAAAGCCTAAGTCAGAAGTCGAGGGAACGCTGGTGTTAGGTAGGATAATGGATGTTTccttaaaatactgaaatagccTGCACTGAAAAGCTGTAGTGAAGAATCAGTCCTTTAGTAACTGGACTAGTTACTAGCTTGACAGGAGTGTTCAATGGTAGGTAAATTGCCGTAATTAGCTAGCTTTGTCATTGCCTTACAAGTTCtaagaattctttgctagcataTGGAAACTGCAGTGTCCTTGGAGAAAAGAAGTGTTGTGCCTCCAACAGAAACCTCTGAGACGAAAGCTGCTCTCTTGGCTAGTTCATATGTGGAAATAGTCCTGTAATTCGAGGTAACTCCTTTTGCTCATGTCCGCATCCTTCCTCTTGTTGAGAGCTCATTTGAAAGTCTAATGTACCTGTGAAATATTCCTTTTGACAATTTTGGTCAACTGATGGAAAAATTTTAACCCATGCCGTATGCAACCTTTGGCTTGTGGCACAACTTCAGTTCCACAGATCAGAGTTGGGCATGCAGTCATGTCTTGCTAGTAGGTATGGAAGCAAGATGGGAAACGAATTCCCTGACTTGATATGTGTTCATCTATTGAGAATCTTCCTAGACTTCATTAAGTTGCTCACTTTAATTGTAGCTTTCTTTGCCATCCTACTTGTTGCCATTAACTTTTTCCCATAGCCCACACTTCCTAAGCAGCCATGTCAAAGTGGTTAACTCTCTGCTTAGGGATCAAATGATACACTGGCTGGCATATCaaaggcagcagccagccccGGAACAGTTTTCCCAGACTGTGCTTCTGTGATGTGATGGGTTCAGCGAATGGCTTGTGAAACCCTCGTATATGATGTGACTTGTGTTGGGGGAGGCGGGTGGCGATGTAAAGTCTCCgcttgatatttttattaatgcacCTTTGCTTTGGCAGGCTGAAGAGAAGACGGACACGCGGCGCGGAAGCTGAGCGGGGATCCTGAGGAAGGAGAGCGTTCGTTCCGAGGAGGCGGGACCCAGGCACGAGTTTGCCAACCAGGTAACGTCTCTTCGGTCTGCCTCGCGCCCCGGAGCTTTTCCTCAGCCGAAAGGTTTGGCGCTGTTACTGTTACTCTGTAAGTGGTAAAGTGAGAGGAGCTTTCTGGGTGGaaatttccttctctgcctttaAATCCActgtcttaattttatttcagcaatgAAATGCATCAGAGAAGACCAAGAAGGACAGCCATTGACTGGAGTGGTGGAGATGAAGAGCTTTGAGCAGTGTTGTTACCGATTTTTATTATAGATCAATTGAACAAGGAGATAAGTCAAATTAAGCtagaataaaatactgaaatgtggaaaaaaaaaaaaatctctgtagtaCTTTTGTGGGGAAACATAAGAACGTTAGATTGTGGCCAAGGCATACAATAGAGATCTGGTGTATAGCCCAgttaaaagtacaaaataaaccAACGCTGTTCTGGTTGGGGAGGTGGACAGAGGGTGACCTGTTGTCTTTAAGGGCAAGTTTGAGGGAGAAATTAGATTGTGTCATTGTGACTTTGAATTAAGTGGCCTATTACAATAGTTGGTGCATCTGCAAAACCTCCGCAGTGAAGCGGCTACGTCTGAGGGGAAGTGTCGGATGAGCAATTGTGTAAACAAGGAGTCAGTGTTTGGTAACAAACACAAAAGTCTAATCTGCACTTGAATGCTAAAGCTTTTTTTGAGCTCAGGTAATGATTTCCTTGCCTACAAGttaattaaaattgttttcccaCTGAAAGTAGCAATGTGATGTTCCTGCTGCTCACAGAAGTGGCCGCACACCTGCCAAGGGTCACACGCTGCGGTTTCCAGGTGGGACTGAGACTCGCCTGTCCTGGGCCGATGGCTTCTGTGTGCTCAAGGACTTGGCTCGGGATAAAGCTGCCCCGGGTTCCCCACCTCAGGGGCTATTTGTAACAAAAGCCAACTTCCCGGTTTGGATTTTAGCAACttaactctgttttttttttttttatgtcctgGAAGTTCCTAGTAGAGCAGCTTCACCGGGTGAGAACTGTTAGGTGCCTGGAGAGGAGTGGCAGAAGGCGAGTGTTGGAGCAGTCCTGAGCCAGGGCGCTTTCGAGTCCTGTGGGTGGTGGGAGCGTCCGGGCTGAAAGGGCCGGTGAGGTGGCGCCTGCGGGGCCGCAGCTGGTTTCGCCCGTTTGCCAGGAAGGTGCCTGTGCCGACGGGGCACGGGGTGAGCTGCCTGGGTGAGTTGAGGAGAGAACGGCCAGCTGTTAGCTCTGCGCTTCTTGAGACTTGTAAAACGCTTGTGACTGAAGAGGAGCTGCGCAGTCAGAACAATCCTACTGGGGGGTGTGAATGGGAAATCAGCCCAAGATAAAAGGCGAGTAAGCCGCCGGTTGCAGAGACTGCAGTTCTGTATTGATTCCTTTGACTCTGGAACAGAACAGCTAATAAAAGACTTCGTGCCATCTTCCCTAATTAGCAGATGTTGCCTTTTATTTGCAATGTCCTGTATTCTGCAGAGACTGCTCTGTGCAGGAGCTAAACTACTTGGCTTGTGTTAAGGTTCGTGATTGCTGTCTTGTTCACTGCTGTCATTCTGGTTGCCCTGCCCTTGCATCCCAACACCTTGTGGCTCTTGTACCTGACCTGCGGGGTTTGCGCCGTCGAGCAGCGGTGCTGGACGCTAAAGCCGGGCTGTGACTCGCTCTGCAGAAGGGCAGGTAAGGCCCAGAGCAAGGGAATTCAAGTTTCTTTGCAGGAAGTTTGTGCTCTGGTATTGATGAAATACTTTTCTCTGTCTCTTGACCTTCACCTGCTCTCTAGTAAATATAAAGCTACTGGGGGGATTTCAGCCTCTTGTGGTAGTTGGAATATGCCGTAGAGATCAAACTTTCTAACCCCAGCTCTTGGTGTTTTCTCCTGCCCAGTTTGTCCCATCTTCAAAATGGACCATTGAAAATTTAAACTGGCCAAATTgcccttttcttcctcttatgTAGGTGTGGAATACTTGTTAGGTTTTTATTTACTTGCTACCTTGTCCCTGGCTTGTAATGAAGTCAGATGAGTGCTGGTTGCTGaattccttcagctgctccttgACTCCAGCTCCTGTGTGCTGCGGGTTATAGAACCCTCCTAAGCAGTGGTGGCTGTTTTCTGATACATCACACTGTAACTCAAACCGTCCTTAAAAGTCTTTACCCTTCAGGCTGTCGTCTGCGATACGTGACACCTGTGTCTTGCCAGGCTACACCGTAGAGCGGAAGCAGCTTCGATTACTTTATTTCCACTCTGCCACTGCTCTGACCGACGGCTGGCACGGGGCTCCGGAATGAGGGCTGCCTTCCCGAGAGACCCGCGGTAACCGCGCTCCTTTGGCTCAGGCTGAATCGATGCACGTGCCTGGTGCTCATGAAAAATTAGGTCTCGCTCTTGGTTAAATCCTGAAAATGTGGCAGCTCAATAACAAGGAGGATTTACACTGCTAGAGAGGCTGACAGCTGTGAATGTATTTTTGGCAGCTTTGAAGAGAATGGGGCTGGAGGCTGCAATGTGAGACGCGAAGGCAGTAAGAGGGTTTCTGATGGGCTCTGCTACTCTCCTGCCCACCCTTTTTGTGTTAAAAGAACACAGTTGATTGCTTTATCCTGCTTTTTTATCGcccttttttaaaactgattctcTGGCTTTTGTGCTGTGCCCCACTTGAGGGACAGTCTTTTAAGACCAGTGTATTATGCAAAAAAGTCTGGTCGTGTAGCCTAAGCGTCTTTGAAGAAATTGTGTGGGTATTGTGCCCAGTAACAATTACCACTGCAGTGTGTTTGAAGGGCAGAATTGATTGCGTATTCTCTAGTCCGTGCTGTAAAGTCTGGTTATTAAGGAAGGCTGCGGTGCTTTGCCAACCTACTGAGGCGTAACCACCGCTCCCGCTCTGCTGTCGCTGGAATTGGCTCTCTAGAGCGGACAGTGATGGAGGCCAGACACTTAGCTGGTATAAACGAGCTAAATTAATGGGTAAAGCCAGCTTTAAAAACTTGGGCTCTTActgagaaatgttttctcttgCTGGGGAGTCCCAAGCACAAAGGAATTCAGTCAGGGAGCGAGCAGGGCCCTTGCTAGTGAGCCATCACGATTTCCTGGTGAAATCATGAGTCCACAAGAGCCCTGGGGGCATTCCTGCATGCAGAATGGCAATGATTATCAAGCTTCCCAAAACCTACTTTTTAACCTTTTTCAAATTATCTAAgtgaacagcatttaaaaaaagaaatcagctgaCACACTTTTGGGGGCTGTATCTAGCAATTCACCAGTGAGGATTTTTACATGTTAATGGAGGATGATACTAAATATAGGGGACTGAGAGTGTGAGAAACCTTTGCTGATAAAAATGCAGTCAGGTGATGTTCAAACGAATTCAAACTGTAAATACTTACAAAGCATTATTTGAAAGACCTTCCTAAATAGGGTACTTAGATGCTTAAATGCAGGCAGAAATAATTAATAGGTACAAAAATAGAGGCCAGGTTTTGAGGTGCTGTTATTTTGGCATCACTAATTACTGCATTGATTTGTTGCTGGGCTTGGAGCTACGGGGGGCTGGATGTGAAACTCAGTTGCATCCTCGAGAAGGTGCTCGGGTGCTGTGGACCTGCTGTGGCATCTGCTGGGGGTGGCCCATTTCCAgccaaaataccatttttcttcaAGTCTGGGCGGCCCCGGGCCTTTCCCTGAGAGGTTGCTCaggggggagcagagctgtgcttcGGGATGGCTGACGGACCCCTCGGGTCAGGCCAGAGCTCCTGTGAAGAAACAAGGTTAGAAATGCTCGAAATGCTCGTGTTTCAAGCAGTGTTCACCTCTGCCCGGGGAAATTGCCGTCATGGCAGGGGAATGGCGGCCCtgagggagaaaagaaggacGACCCTGAGGGGAAAATGGCGGCCCTGAGGGAGGGAGTCGTGCTGTGAGGCGGGAACGGCGGCCCTGGGCGGGAAATGGTGGCCCTGAGGGAGGTTTTGGCAGCTGCGAGGGGGGAACGGCGGCCCTGAGGAGGCCTCGCGTTGTGAGGGGGGAAACCGCCGCCCTCAGAGGCGGGACGGCGGGGGGAGGCCGGGTCGGGGCTGCGCGCCCGGGGCCGGCCCGGAACGGCGCTGCCCCGGAACGCCGAGTGCGGctccgccgggcccggccggTGCCTGCGCCGCGCAGCACCGTCCCGCCGCCTTCCTGCGCCCGCCCCGCGGAGGCGCCGctcgccgctccgcgccgcccggcccggccatGCTGCGGCCGGagcccctctgcctcctcctcctcctcctcctgcacgCCGCCTCCCCCGCTCCTCCGGCCACCCCGAGCCCGTTCAACGGCACGGAGGCGCCGCGGGCGACCGCGGGGAACGCAACCTGGCCGGGCCCGGCGCCGGCATCGCGGCGGCCGCCGGGCTCGGGGCTGCTGCCGGGCTCGGGGCTGCCGGTGCTGAAGCGGGCGGTGTACGTGCTGAGCGCCCTCTCGGCGCTGGCCGCGCTCTATTTCCTCCTGCGGGCGTTCCGGTGAGTGCGGCCGGCCCGGGGCCGTGCCCCTGCTCGTCCCGGTTCTATCCCCCCTCGGCCCGGGACCGTGCCCCTGCTTGTCCCGGTTCTACCCCCCCCTCGGCCCGGGGCCGTGCCCCTGCTTGTCCCGGTTCTACCCCCCGGCTTGGGGCCGTGCCCCTGCTTGTCCCGGTTCTCCCCCCCGGGCCCTGGGGTTGTGCCCCGTTTGTCCCGatcccccctccctctccctgccaggcCGGAGCTGTGCTTCCCTGTGCTTCCCTGGGCATCCCTCAGGCAGCTAGGGTGAAATGCTGTGGTAAATTCATGCCGCTGTTAATGACCTGAGGTAATTAGCAGCGATAAAACATCTCCCGGTCCGGTTCCTTCTGCCCTTTGACTCCTGAAGGCCCATCCAGTGGCAGCACGCTCACCCTGCGCTCTCCGTGTCCCTCAGCCCTAGGTCGGAGGGGCCCAGAAATGAGCGCAGAACTCATTTCAGGTTGAAGAAACCGCAGCGGAAGAAATACGGCCTGCTGTCGAATTACGATGAGAACATAGAGATGGCCTCGTTCGACAGCGATGAGGACACGGTGTTTGAAACGAGAAATCTGAGGCGGTAAGCGGGTGTTTTGtgtgtttctcttttcctcacgAGGGGCTGAGAGGCTCCTTTTCTAAAGGCGTGGGAGCTTTGGCACAGATCCTGTAACCAGATCTGCATAAATTACACTTCTGTGTGTGGTCTCTCTGTGTTGGCACACAGACTTTATCTCgcctttcttcattttctgaccAAGCGCGCTGAAAGGGACGTACCCCGGTTTGTTTGGAGCCCCACTTGGTGCCTTGTGTTTCCAGGCCCGTAGGAGGGAGAGGCAGCCCTCGCGGCCAGTCTGAGCCTCCCTGCGttagacaggaaaacaaaaactcCTGTTTTTCTCAGTTTAGGAATTGCTGCCAAGTCACATCGCAGCTAAAACTCACGGTCCCGTTGGGGCGTCCATTCCTGCTTTCGCAGTGATGTGCTTTCATCCCGTGGATCACGCGAGTTTGGTTTCTCTGGAGGATGTTTTTTTAAAGCGGAGGAGGAGCGTGGCTCGCTGTCTGGCCTCTCAGCTCCCCCAGCTGTCTCCAGGTTGGTAGTGATCTGTCACGTTGTACATGCTCACTCTGATGCTGGGCGTCTTCTTTTTCCAGATGATTTGGGACCAGCGGCACCGACTTCACAGACTGACCAAGGGGGTGCAAGTCCAGTGGAATCACCTTACCAGtgctcaaattttatttttttatatatgcttaTAATGACTATTAATTAAACACTTCCATAgctggggcaggggaaagggGACCAAACCTGTTTTCTTCACACACGTTTTTGGGGAAAGGTGGAGCTGTAAGCTAAGTGATGCTGCACTGGGTGCTGTTAACTGCAGAGGGAGATGCTGAGGAAAACGTGACTCTGGAGGAACGCTCAGCATTTGAAATCGTGCCGCTCTGGACTCCAGTGCTGCAGCTGCGTCTGCTGGCCCATCGGTGTTTTACGGGTGCTCGTATCCCTCTCTCCTGACTGTGGCA carries:
- the CIRBP gene encoding cold-inducible RNA-binding protein isoform X2, with protein sequence MASDEGKLFVGGLSFDTNEQSLEQVFSKYGQISEVVVVKDRETQRSRGFGFVTFENIDDAKDAMMAMNGKSVDGRQIRVDQAGKSSENRSRGYRGGSSGGRGFFRGGRGRGRGFSRGGGERGYGGSRFDSRSGGYNGSRDYYNSRSQGGYGDRSSGGSYRDSYDSYGKSWFKWE
- the CIRBP gene encoding cold-inducible RNA-binding protein isoform X6 — protein: MASDEGKLFVGGLSFDTNEQSLEQVFSKYGQISEVVVVKDRETQRSRGFGFVTFENIDDAKDAMMAMNGKSVDGRQIRVDQAGKSSENRSRGYRGGSSGGRGFFRGGRGRGRGFSRGGGERGYGGSRFDSRSGGYNGSRDYYNSRSQGGYGDRSSGGSYRDSYDSYG
- the CIRBP gene encoding cold-inducible RNA-binding protein isoform X5, with amino-acid sequence MASDEGKLFVGGLSFDTNEQSLEQVFSKYGQISEVVVVKDRETQRSRGFGFVTFENIDDAKDAMMAMNGKSVDGRQIRVDQAGKSSENRSRGYRGGSSGGRGFFRGGRGRGRGFSRGGGERGYGGSRFDSRSGGYNGSRDYYNSSRSQGGYGDRSSGGSYRDSYDSYG
- the CIRBP gene encoding cold-inducible RNA-binding protein isoform X3, which produces MASDEGKLFVGGLSFDTNEQSLEQVFSKYGQISEVVVVKDRETQRSRGFGFVTFENIDDAKDAMMAMNGKSVDGRQIRVDQAGKSSENRSRGYRGGSSGGRGFFRGGRGRGRGFSRGGGERGYGGSRFDSRSGGYNGSRDYYNSSRSQGGYGDRSSGGSYRDSYDSYATHNE
- the CIRBP gene encoding cold-inducible RNA-binding protein isoform X4, with protein sequence MASDEGKLFVGGLSFDTNEQSLEQVFSKYGQISEVVVVKDRETQRSRGFGFVTFENIDDAKDAMMAMNGKSVDGRQIRVDQAGKSSENRSRGYRGGSSGGRGFFRGGRGRGRGFSRGGGERGYGGSRFDSRSGGYNGSRDYYNSRSQGGYGDRSSGGSYRDSYDSYATHNE
- the CIRBP gene encoding cold-inducible RNA-binding protein isoform X1 — translated: MASDEGKLFVGGLSFDTNEQSLEQVFSKYGQISEVVVVKDRETQRSRGFGFVTFENIDDAKDAMMAMNGKSVDGRQIRVDQAGKSSENRSRGYRGGSSGGRGFFRGGRGRGRGFSRGGGERGYGGSRFDSRSGGYNGSRDYYNSSRSQGGYGDRSSGGSYRDSYDSYGKSWFKWE
- the FAM174C gene encoding protein FAM174C; this encodes MLRPEPLCLLLLLLLHAASPAPPATPSPFNGTEAPRATAGNATWPGPAPASRRPPGSGLLPGSGLPVLKRAVYVLSALSALAALYFLLRAFRLKKPQRKKYGLLSNYDENIEMASFDSDEDTVFETRNLRR